The following coding sequences lie in one Marinihelvus fidelis genomic window:
- a CDS encoding MgtC/SapB family protein gives MDIDWGQIFTHLAHMALAYLLAFPTAINREANASPAGVRTFPLVAVATCGYMLVGMSIMQSEEAHARLMEGLVTGMGFIGGGAILKHGGRVMGLATAAALWSTGAIGIAVAWSRYEIAIALALINFLTFSFLATPVKNALKGNGEGSGDEGQ, from the coding sequence ATGGATATCGACTGGGGGCAGATTTTCACGCACCTGGCGCACATGGCGCTGGCCTACCTGCTCGCGTTTCCCACGGCGATTAACCGCGAGGCCAATGCGTCACCCGCTGGCGTCCGCACCTTTCCGTTGGTCGCGGTCGCGACCTGCGGTTACATGCTGGTTGGCATGTCGATCATGCAATCGGAAGAGGCCCACGCCCGGTTAATGGAGGGGCTCGTGACTGGCATGGGATTTATCGGCGGCGGCGCCATCCTCAAGCATGGTGGCCGGGTCATGGGGCTGGCCACGGCGGCCGCGCTGTGGAGCACCGGCGCCATCGGCATCGCCGTGGCCTGGTCGCGCTACGAGATCGCCATCGCGCTGGCGCTGATCAATTTCCTGACCTTTTCATTCCTCGCCACGCCGGTCAAGAATGCCCTGAAGGGTAATGGTGAGGGCTCCGGCGACGAGGGCCAGTAA
- a CDS encoding helix-turn-helix domain-containing protein: MAGRKKPLRVHVKKTIRRYLKDMGATEPENLYQSLLSQVEPPLIEETLKFTGGNQSRAAKILGITRNTLRERIRRYRIPVD, translated from the coding sequence GTGGCGGGCAGGAAAAAGCCGTTACGGGTTCACGTCAAGAAGACCATCCGGCGTTACCTGAAAGACATGGGAGCGACCGAGCCTGAGAACCTCTACCAGTCACTGTTATCGCAGGTGGAGCCGCCGCTGATCGAGGAAACCCTGAAATTCACGGGCGGCAACCAGTCCCGGGCAGCGAAAATACTCGGCATTACCCGTAATACCCTGCGCGAGCGCATCCGCCGTTACCGCATACCGGTCGACTGA
- a CDS encoding tryptophan-rich sensory protein — protein sequence MDRNFLIVITVFGVALLAAAAGMRFGEDAWVAELAVPAWSPGPVVFAEGWVAWYAAWCALAIIVVHARGTLPAVPATLWLAGLGAVLAWNWLFFGLQRPGWALGAASLGLAVGALTLVRSGHWHRHAPIPALVALAWLAMTWCWNAAIWRASGGGVDSLLG from the coding sequence ATGGATAGGAATTTTCTCATCGTCATCACGGTGTTTGGCGTGGCGCTGCTGGCCGCGGCCGCGGGTATGCGTTTTGGTGAAGATGCCTGGGTCGCCGAACTGGCCGTGCCCGCCTGGAGCCCGGGCCCTGTGGTCTTTGCGGAGGGCTGGGTGGCCTGGTACGCGGCCTGGTGCGCGCTGGCGATCATCGTCGTTCACGCGCGTGGCACCCTGCCCGCGGTTCCCGCGACGTTGTGGCTGGCCGGGCTTGGTGCCGTGCTGGCCTGGAACTGGCTGTTCTTCGGACTGCAGCGGCCCGGCTGGGCGTTGGGCGCTGCGAGCCTGGGGCTGGCCGTCGGCGCGCTCACGCTGGTCAGGAGTGGTCACTGGCACCGCCATGCGCCCATTCCCGCGCTCGTGGCGCTGGCTTGGCTGGCGATGACCTGGTGCTGGAACGCGGCGATCTGGCGCGCCAGCGGTGGCGGTGTCGATTCGCTACTGGGCTGA
- a CDS encoding dipeptidase, producing the protein MHNYTRSNVALGALVAAAVLAAAPAALAAEASERARELAQKYLLADTHIDVPYRLHNHWEDVTAATEQGEFDEPRARAGGLDLPFMSIYTPAKLEADGGAWELANQLIDAVEAMVARAPESFTIVATPDEAVAAKAAGKIGLALGMENGSPLEGKLENVGFFRDRGISYITLAHSLANHLSDSSYDKARPNDGLSDFGHQVVAEMNRLGVMVDVSHLSDKAFYDVLEASQVPVIASHSSARHFTPGFERNMDDDMIRALASNGGLVMINFGSSFLTADARGWYDDFNAARDAWTEAASEPPSQEDTRAFFNDYRERKPFPFANVEQTVAHFVHVIDLVGVDYVGIGSDYDGVGDSLPEGLKDVSTYPVLVDALLEKGYSEEDIAKVLGGNLIRVWGEIVDAASA; encoded by the coding sequence ATGCACAACTACACACGATCAAATGTGGCGCTTGGCGCGCTGGTGGCTGCCGCTGTCCTGGCCGCCGCGCCCGCGGCACTGGCCGCCGAGGCCTCCGAGCGCGCACGCGAACTGGCGCAGAAGTACCTGCTCGCCGACACGCACATCGATGTGCCGTACCGCCTGCACAACCACTGGGAAGACGTCACGGCAGCAACGGAGCAGGGTGAGTTCGATGAGCCGCGGGCGCGGGCCGGCGGCCTGGACCTGCCGTTCATGTCCATCTACACGCCGGCGAAGCTGGAAGCCGATGGAGGCGCCTGGGAACTGGCCAACCAGCTGATCGACGCCGTGGAGGCCATGGTGGCGCGCGCGCCGGAATCGTTCACCATCGTCGCGACCCCGGACGAGGCGGTCGCCGCCAAGGCGGCCGGCAAAATCGGCCTGGCGCTGGGCATGGAGAACGGCTCGCCGCTGGAGGGTAAGCTGGAGAACGTCGGGTTCTTCCGCGACCGCGGCATCAGCTACATCACGCTGGCGCATTCGCTGGCCAACCACCTGTCCGACTCCTCGTACGACAAGGCGCGACCGAACGACGGGCTCAGCGACTTCGGCCACCAGGTGGTGGCGGAGATGAACCGCCTGGGCGTGATGGTCGACGTCTCGCACCTGAGCGACAAGGCATTCTACGACGTGCTCGAGGCCAGCCAGGTGCCGGTCATTGCCTCGCATTCATCCGCGCGGCACTTTACGCCGGGCTTCGAGCGCAACATGGACGACGACATGATCCGTGCCCTGGCCAGTAACGGCGGCCTGGTGATGATCAACTTTGGCTCCTCGTTCCTGACCGCGGACGCCAGGGGCTGGTACGACGACTTCAACGCCGCGCGCGATGCCTGGACCGAGGCCGCCAGTGAGCCGCCCAGCCAGGAAGACACCCGGGCATTCTTCAATGATTACCGTGAGCGCAAGCCGTTCCCGTTTGCCAACGTCGAGCAGACGGTGGCCCATTTCGTGCACGTCATCGACCTGGTCGGCGTGGACTACGTGGGCATCGGCTCGGACTACGACGGCGTGGGTGACAGCCTGCCGGAAGGCCTGAAAGATGTGTCCACCTACCCGGTGCTGGTCGACGCGTTGCTGGAAAAGGGCTACAGCGAGGAAGACATCGCCAAGGTCCTGGGCGGCAACCTGATCCGTGTCTGGGGCGAAATCGTCGACGCGGCAAGCGCCTGA
- a CDS encoding anhydro-N-acetylmuramic acid kinase — MTGELFIGMISGTSRDGVDAVIADFETGKPELLNASCTPYPDALRERLDRFMAAGKPDLSDPECGDLDIKFGHFFARIANDLIQATGLESRDIRGIGSHGQTAWHAPDDEPPMSLQLGRGNVIANVTRVPTVTNFRTADLLAGGQGAPLAPLLHRELFASDDETRAVLNLGGIANLTLLAPGEPVRGWDTGPASCLLDLWIHRHRGRAYDDGGAWGASGTVLPGLLASMLEEPYFHLPAPKSTGLELFNADWLQKQLVQADATSATAVDIQATLAELTANTVTDSLRLAGGASELLVCGGGVHNVDLMRRMAALLGNTPVRSTAERGAHPDWVEANLFAWLARERLANRKVDTTGITGANAPVLLGDIATP, encoded by the coding sequence GTGACGGGTGAACTGTTTATCGGGATGATTTCCGGGACGAGTCGGGACGGGGTGGACGCGGTGATCGCGGACTTCGAGACCGGCAAGCCTGAACTGCTGAACGCATCCTGCACACCCTACCCTGACGCACTGCGTGAGCGGCTCGACCGCTTCATGGCGGCCGGCAAGCCCGACCTCTCCGACCCTGAATGCGGTGACCTGGACATCAAGTTCGGGCATTTCTTCGCCCGTATCGCCAACGACCTGATCCAGGCGACCGGCCTGGAGTCACGCGATATTCGCGGCATTGGCTCGCACGGCCAGACCGCCTGGCACGCCCCTGACGATGAGCCGCCGATGTCGCTGCAGCTGGGTCGCGGCAATGTCATCGCCAACGTCACCCGCGTGCCCACCGTCACGAATTTCCGCACCGCCGACCTGCTGGCCGGCGGCCAGGGCGCGCCGCTGGCGCCATTGCTGCACCGCGAACTGTTCGCGTCTGATGACGAAACCCGAGCCGTGCTGAACCTGGGCGGCATCGCCAACCTGACCCTGCTCGCGCCGGGTGAGCCCGTGCGCGGCTGGGACACTGGCCCGGCCAGCTGCCTGCTGGACCTGTGGATCCACCGGCACCGTGGCCGCGCGTACGACGACGGCGGCGCCTGGGGCGCGAGTGGCACCGTGCTGCCGGGCCTGCTGGCCAGCATGCTCGAAGAGCCCTACTTTCACCTGCCCGCGCCCAAGAGCACCGGCCTGGAACTGTTCAACGCCGACTGGCTGCAAAAACAGCTCGTCCAGGCCGACGCCACCTCCGCCACCGCGGTCGACATCCAGGCCACGCTGGCCGAACTGACCGCCAACACCGTCACCGACAGCCTGCGGCTGGCCGGCGGCGCCAGCGAATTGCTGGTCTGCGGCGGCGGTGTGCATAATGTCGACCTGATGCGGCGGATGGCCGCCCTGCTGGGCAACACGCCGGTCCGCTCCACCGCGGAGCGCGGCGCCCACCCCGACTGGGTCGAAGCCAACCTGTTCGCCTGGCTGGCCAGGGAGCGCCTGGCCAACCGCAAGGTCGACACCACGGGCATCACCGGCGCGAACGCGCCCGTGTTGCTCGGAGACATCGCCACACCCTGA
- the tyrS gene encoding tyrosine--tRNA ligase, producing MNDVQAALDLIARGTDEIIKTEELAERLESGRQLKIKVGFDPTAPDLHLGHTVIINKMRVFQDLGHEVTFLIGDFTGMIGDPTGKNVTRKPLTPEQIKANAETYAQQVFKILDREKTKVRFNSEWFNELGADGMIRLAAQYTVARMLERDDFNKRYKAEQPISVHEFLYPLAQGYDSVALECDVEMGGTDQKFNLLVGRHLQAQAGQAPQVIITLPLLEGLDGVQKMSKSLDNYIGITEAPDEMFGKVMSISDELMWRWFDLLSFRSNEELAQLRADVEGGRNPRDVKFLLGEEIVERFHDRAAAEAARETFIARFKGGQMPDDIPEKTLDAGAEGIGIAAALTACSLTASNSEAFRMIKQGGVRIDGEKVDDRNLQLELGFEGVLQVGKRKFCKARVR from the coding sequence ATGAACGACGTGCAAGCCGCCCTCGACCTGATCGCCCGGGGCACCGATGAAATCATCAAGACCGAGGAACTGGCCGAGCGCCTGGAGTCCGGTCGCCAGCTGAAAATCAAGGTCGGTTTCGACCCCACCGCGCCGGACCTGCACCTGGGCCACACGGTAATCATCAACAAGATGCGAGTGTTCCAGGACCTGGGCCACGAGGTCACCTTCCTGATTGGAGACTTCACCGGCATGATCGGTGACCCCACCGGCAAGAACGTCACCCGCAAGCCGCTGACGCCGGAGCAGATCAAGGCCAACGCCGAGACTTACGCGCAACAGGTGTTCAAGATTCTCGACCGCGAGAAGACAAAGGTGCGCTTCAACTCCGAGTGGTTCAACGAACTGGGCGCCGACGGCATGATCCGCCTGGCCGCGCAGTACACCGTGGCGCGCATGCTGGAGCGCGACGACTTCAACAAGCGTTACAAGGCCGAGCAGCCCATTTCCGTGCACGAGTTCCTGTACCCGCTGGCGCAGGGCTATGACTCCGTCGCGCTGGAGTGCGACGTCGAGATGGGCGGCACCGACCAGAAGTTCAACCTGCTCGTGGGCCGCCACCTGCAGGCGCAGGCCGGCCAGGCGCCGCAGGTGATCATCACCCTGCCGCTGCTGGAAGGCCTGGACGGTGTGCAGAAGATGTCCAAGTCGCTCGACAACTACATCGGCATCACCGAGGCGCCGGACGAGATGTTCGGCAAGGTCATGTCGATCTCCGACGAGCTGATGTGGCGCTGGTTTGACCTGCTCAGTTTCCGCTCCAACGAGGAGCTGGCGCAGCTGCGCGCCGATGTCGAGGGCGGGCGCAACCCGCGCGATGTGAAATTCCTGCTGGGCGAGGAGATCGTCGAGCGGTTCCACGACCGTGCTGCGGCCGAAGCCGCGCGCGAGACCTTTATCGCCCGCTTCAAGGGCGGCCAGATGCCGGACGACATTCCGGAGAAAACGCTGGATGCCGGCGCCGAGGGCATCGGCATTGCCGCCGCGCTCACGGCCTGCAGCCTGACGGCCAGCAACTCTGAGGCCTTCCGCATGATCAAGCAGGGCGGCGTGCGTATCGACGGTGAGAAGGTCGACGATCGCAACCTGCAGCTCGAACTGGGCTTCGAAGGCGTGCTGCAGGTCGGCAAACGGAAGTTCTGCAAGGCCCGTGTCCGCTGA
- a CDS encoding YccF domain-containing protein: protein MNLLLNIIWFILGGFIVFFGYLLGAVILCITIIGIPFGIQCFKLSMLAAAPFGKEIRDTDPPGGLLSIIMNIIWILLPGLELAIIHLCLAVVFGITIIGLPIAAQHLKMTRLALLPFGFRVVERY, encoded by the coding sequence ATGAACCTGCTCCTCAACATCATCTGGTTCATCCTCGGCGGCTTCATCGTTTTCTTCGGCTACCTGCTGGGCGCCGTGATCCTGTGCATCACCATCATCGGCATCCCTTTCGGCATCCAGTGCTTCAAGCTCTCCATGCTGGCCGCGGCACCGTTCGGCAAGGAAATCCGCGACACCGACCCGCCCGGCGGCCTGCTCTCGATCATCATGAACATCATCTGGATCCTGCTGCCCGGCCTGGAACTGGCCATCATCCACCTGTGCCTGGCAGTGGTCTTTGGCATCACCATCATCGGCCTGCCCATCGCGGCCCAGCACCTGAAGATGACGCGCCTGGCGCTGCTGCCGTTCGGGTTCCGGGTGGTGGAGCGTTACTGA
- a CDS encoding CopG family transcriptional regulator encodes MLSEFLAQAIGARAKVFMSRKIVYTDEPIGKVEVVADTLPSPEALAFKEESVKVTIALSRSSVDFFKREAKKHGAPYQKMIRRLLDEYTRANQVKAG; translated from the coding sequence GTGTTATCCGAATTTTTGGCGCAGGCTATTGGCGCCAGGGCAAAAGTATTTATGAGCAGGAAAATCGTTTACACCGATGAGCCAATCGGCAAAGTCGAGGTCGTGGCGGACACACTTCCGTCGCCAGAAGCGCTTGCGTTCAAAGAAGAGTCCGTAAAAGTGACGATCGCCCTCAGCCGCTCAAGCGTCGATTTCTTCAAGCGCGAGGCCAAAAAGCATGGCGCGCCTTACCAGAAGATGATTCGGCGTTTGCTTGATGAATACACTCGGGCGAACCAGGTAAAGGCTGGTTAG
- a CDS encoding DUF4124 domain-containing protein encodes MFRCLAPLARAGVLLLVASIAVPAVAQNVYRWTDDEGKVHYTPALPAEAADKPYDILSPSGVVIERVTQPETTAPPPVEPVDKKPIPLYTERERQQISERLLMLRYRNEAQIDEAMQLELDQLKYDFHLLDNEYASMIKSLQQQVHAAANRQRAGLEVDPSQLEQIDVLRGRMSANRVRVGELEQHQDVIREQFARELERFREIRDRNKPQPHPTG; translated from the coding sequence GTGTTCCGCTGTCTCGCGCCGCTCGCGCGCGCGGGCGTGCTATTGCTGGTCGCCAGCATCGCCGTGCCGGCCGTCGCGCAGAACGTCTATCGCTGGACCGACGACGAAGGCAAGGTCCACTACACCCCGGCGCTGCCCGCGGAAGCCGCCGACAAACCCTACGACATCCTGTCGCCGTCCGGCGTGGTCATCGAGCGTGTGACCCAACCCGAAACCACGGCGCCACCACCGGTGGAGCCGGTCGACAAGAAGCCGATCCCCTTGTACACCGAGCGGGAACGGCAACAGATCTCCGAGCGCCTGCTGATGCTGCGTTACCGCAACGAGGCGCAGATCGACGAGGCCATGCAACTGGAACTGGACCAGCTGAAGTACGACTTCCACCTGCTGGATAACGAATACGCCAGCATGATCAAGTCGCTGCAGCAACAGGTGCATGCGGCCGCGAACCGGCAACGGGCCGGTCTTGAAGTCGACCCGTCGCAGCTCGAGCAGATTGATGTGCTGCGCGGGCGCATGAGCGCGAACCGGGTGCGCGTCGGCGAGCTTGAGCAGCACCAGGACGTCATTCGTGAGCAGTTCGCGCGTGAACTCGAGCGTTTCCGCGAGATTCGCGACCGCAACAAGCCGCAGCCTCATCCCACCGGCTGA
- a CDS encoding 8-oxo-dGTP diphosphatase: MSAEFAGARRIADIDWSRWTPVDRATLVFVLSGDDILLIEKKRGLGGGKVNGPGGKVDPGESVEQCAIRECKEELGIDVSELEQLGEHRFQFVDGYSIHCWVFRTSKWGGEPVETDEAVPLWRRTDAIPYERMWEDDHIWLPLILEGKAFTADWIFEDDTMLDHRLTLLAQAPGAPTE; this comes from the coding sequence GTGTCCGCTGAGTTCGCCGGCGCGCGCCGGATCGCCGATATCGACTGGAGCCGGTGGACGCCGGTGGATCGCGCGACCCTCGTGTTCGTGCTTAGCGGTGACGACATCCTGCTGATCGAAAAGAAGCGCGGCCTGGGTGGCGGCAAGGTCAACGGCCCGGGCGGCAAGGTCGACCCCGGCGAGAGCGTTGAGCAGTGCGCCATCCGCGAATGCAAGGAAGAGCTGGGTATCGATGTCAGCGAGCTCGAGCAGCTGGGCGAACACCGCTTCCAGTTCGTCGACGGTTATTCCATCCACTGCTGGGTGTTCCGCACCAGCAAGTGGGGTGGCGAGCCGGTCGAGACCGACGAGGCCGTGCCGCTTTGGAGGCGCACCGACGCCATTCCCTACGAGCGGATGTGGGAAGATGACCACATCTGGCTGCCGCTCATTCTCGAAGGCAAGGCCTTCACCGCCGACTGGATTTTCGAAGACGACACGATGCTGGATCACCGCTTGACCCTGCTGGCGCAGGCCCCCGGCGCCCCCACGGAGTAA
- a CDS encoding BrnT family toxin: MVESHFEWDPVKDRSNQRKHGVAFQSAQYAFADPNRVIARDPRHSKEEDRYCCFGKVDGGVLTVRFTYRGRVIRIFGAGYWRQGKSIYEQENRLHR; this comes from the coding sequence ATGGTTGAGTCACATTTCGAATGGGATCCCGTTAAGGATCGAAGCAACCAGCGAAAGCATGGCGTTGCGTTCCAGAGCGCCCAATACGCATTCGCAGACCCTAATCGCGTCATAGCGCGTGACCCGCGTCACAGCAAAGAAGAAGATCGCTACTGCTGCTTTGGAAAGGTTGATGGCGGGGTGCTGACGGTTCGGTTTACGTATCGGGGCCGTGTTATCCGAATTTTTGGCGCAGGCTATTGGCGCCAGGGCAAAAGTATTTATGAGCAGGAAAATCGTTTACACCGATGA
- the pyrE gene encoding orotate phosphoribosyltransferase, whose amino-acid sequence MLQHKTTFFELALAKGNLRFGEFTLKSGRVSPYFFNAGGFDDGVSLDTLGACYADALAASGVAFDMLFGPAYKGIPLAAVTAVALQQRHGRNLPWAYNRKEAKDHGEGGMLVGAPMAGKVLIIDDVISAGTSVRESVQWIRDAGAEPAGVAIALDRQERGQGTLSAAMEVEREYGIPVVSIAGLDDLMDYLARNPGANIDIDAMRRYRERYGSQGE is encoded by the coding sequence ATGCTGCAGCACAAAACAACCTTCTTTGAACTGGCGCTGGCCAAAGGCAACCTGCGCTTTGGCGAGTTCACGCTGAAATCCGGGCGGGTCAGTCCCTACTTCTTCAATGCCGGCGGCTTTGACGATGGCGTTTCGCTGGATACGCTGGGCGCCTGCTACGCCGATGCGCTGGCCGCATCCGGCGTGGCGTTCGACATGCTGTTCGGTCCGGCCTACAAGGGCATTCCGCTGGCGGCGGTCACGGCCGTGGCCCTGCAGCAGCGCCACGGGCGCAACCTGCCGTGGGCGTATAACCGCAAGGAAGCCAAGGACCATGGCGAGGGCGGCATGCTGGTGGGCGCGCCCATGGCGGGGAAGGTACTGATCATCGACGACGTCATCTCGGCCGGCACATCGGTGCGCGAGTCGGTGCAGTGGATTCGCGACGCGGGCGCGGAGCCCGCTGGCGTGGCCATCGCGCTGGACCGCCAGGAGCGCGGCCAAGGCACGCTGTCGGCGGCCATGGAGGTTGAACGCGAGTACGGCATCCCGGTGGTTTCCATCGCCGGGCTTGATGACCTGATGGATTACCTGGCCCGCAACCCCGGCGCGAATATCGACATCGACGCCATGCGGCGGTATCGTGAACGTTATGGAAGCCAAGGGGAATAA
- a CDS encoding OapA family protein, producing the protein MKNRTLLHKAFVEFIDRARGWHPSQIRITRARVAVFAVTLIAVGLAMGGKQEAPVAEDIAATTAELTQTLDIALPSREPAPAARAEVEAAVAKAEEKAEIAAALDTWNEVPVRNGQTLDGIFRQQGYSIPLLHQILALNGDTKSLTKIRPGDVFGFQDDGAGNLQRMRYPIDDDAYLLVSIDEQGPNAERLARELNSEVREAEGTIESSLFLAGKQAGLSDNMVMKLAEIFGWDIDFILDIRAGDRFFMVYEKIYRDGEYLRDGDILAATFINQGERFEAVRFADDDGIDYYTPDGRPMRKAFLRAPLNFSYISSNFNPKRFHPILKRVKAHNGIDYRAPTGTPVYAAGAGKVIRSDYNRFNGHHVFIQHSGSIVTKYLHFNKRAVKNGQRVKQGQVIGYVGSTGMSQAPHLHYEFLVNGVHRNPRTVPLPKAEPLDDTQLVAFHSQAAPYLKQLGRLESASMYAHRGGNE; encoded by the coding sequence ATGAAAAACAGAACCTTGCTTCACAAGGCCTTCGTCGAATTCATCGATCGGGCCAGGGGTTGGCATCCCTCCCAAATTCGGATCACCCGCGCCCGCGTGGCGGTGTTTGCCGTCACGCTGATTGCCGTGGGCCTGGCCATGGGTGGCAAACAGGAAGCCCCCGTGGCCGAGGACATTGCGGCGACCACGGCCGAACTGACCCAGACCCTGGACATCGCCCTGCCCAGCCGCGAACCCGCACCCGCCGCGCGCGCGGAAGTGGAAGCCGCGGTGGCGAAGGCGGAAGAGAAGGCCGAGATCGCGGCGGCGCTGGATACCTGGAACGAAGTCCCGGTCCGTAACGGCCAGACCCTGGACGGCATCTTCCGCCAGCAGGGCTACTCGATCCCGCTGCTGCACCAGATCCTCGCTCTCAACGGCGACACCAAGAGCCTGACTAAAATTCGCCCCGGCGACGTCTTCGGCTTCCAGGATGATGGCGCAGGCAACCTCCAGCGCATGCGCTACCCCATTGACGACGACGCCTACCTGCTGGTCAGCATCGACGAGCAGGGGCCCAACGCGGAGCGCCTGGCCCGCGAACTGAACAGCGAGGTCCGCGAAGCCGAGGGCACCATCGAGTCATCGCTGTTCCTGGCCGGCAAGCAGGCCGGCCTGTCGGACAACATGGTTATGAAACTGGCCGAGATCTTTGGCTGGGACATCGATTTCATTCTCGATATCCGCGCCGGCGACCGCTTCTTTATGGTCTACGAAAAGATCTACCGCGACGGCGAGTACCTGCGCGACGGCGACATCCTGGCCGCGACGTTCATCAACCAGGGCGAGCGCTTCGAGGCCGTTCGCTTTGCCGACGACGATGGCATTGATTACTACACGCCGGACGGACGGCCGATGCGCAAAGCCTTCCTGCGCGCGCCGCTGAACTTCAGCTACATCAGCTCGAATTTCAACCCGAAGCGTTTCCACCCCATCCTCAAGCGGGTGAAGGCGCATAACGGCATCGACTACCGCGCGCCCACCGGCACGCCGGTCTACGCCGCCGGCGCCGGCAAGGTGATCCGCTCGGACTACAACCGCTTCAACGGCCACCACGTGTTTATCCAGCACTCCGGCAGCATCGTCACCAAGTACCTGCACTTCAACAAGCGCGCGGTGAAAAACGGCCAGCGCGTGAAGCAGGGCCAGGTGATTGGCTACGTCGGAAGCACCGGCATGTCCCAGGCACCGCACCTGCACTACGAATTCCTGGTCAACGGTGTGCACCGCAACCCGCGCACCGTGCCACTGCCCAAGGCCGAACCGCTGGATGATACGCAGCTGGTGGCATTCCACAGCCAGGCGGCACCGTACCTGAAGCAGCTTGGACGGCTGGAATCGGCCTCGATGTACGCCCACCGCGGCGGCAACGAGTGA
- a CDS encoding zinc-ribbon and DUF3426 domain-containing protein: protein MYTLCPHCQTVHPLTAALLAQAGGWMQCGDCDKRFNALDALYDDFPDSHAKPAPTGGQWSPPELTSRRESADATPAFAEPETRSGVHWAWKVALPLLLLVTAANVAWTFRHHIPKEGAIGEFLARQGVQGFEAEQEFHDPGRIHLVTRDIHPHPTRDGVLVLSATFVNLAAEPQPYPVLSVALMDADNHPLVAREFDPEEYLASDWDASQRLQPDQHVPILLEFADPGEKAVGFELDFL from the coding sequence GTGTACACGCTTTGCCCGCATTGCCAGACTGTCCACCCGTTGACCGCGGCGTTGCTGGCACAGGCCGGCGGCTGGATGCAGTGCGGCGATTGCGACAAGCGCTTCAACGCGCTGGACGCGCTGTACGACGATTTTCCTGACAGCCACGCGAAACCCGCGCCCACCGGCGGCCAGTGGTCGCCGCCAGAACTGACCAGCCGGCGCGAGTCCGCCGATGCCACGCCGGCCTTCGCCGAGCCGGAAACGCGTTCCGGCGTCCACTGGGCCTGGAAGGTGGCGCTGCCGCTGTTGCTGCTGGTGACGGCGGCCAACGTGGCCTGGACCTTTCGCCACCACATTCCGAAAGAGGGCGCCATCGGCGAGTTCCTGGCCCGCCAGGGTGTGCAAGGCTTCGAGGCGGAGCAGGAATTCCACGACCCGGGCCGCATCCACCTGGTTACCCGTGATATCCACCCGCACCCGACCCGCGACGGTGTGCTGGTGCTCAGCGCGACCTTCGTCAACCTGGCTGCCGAGCCACAGCCCTACCCCGTGTTGTCCGTGGCACTGATGGATGCCGACAACCACCCGCTGGTGGCCCGAGAGTTTGACCCGGAGGAGTACCTGGCCAGCGACTGGGACGCCTCGCAGCGGCTGCAGCCCGACCAGCATGTGCCGATCCTGCTGGAGTTCGCCGACCCCGGCGAGAAGGCGGTCGGCTTCGAACTGGACTTCCTGTAG
- a CDS encoding exodeoxyribonuclease III — MKIISLNANGIRAAARKGFFPWMAQQDADIVCIQETKAQHHQLKDREFFPPGYHCYYHDALKPGYSGTAIYAKHQPDRVHYGLGWDTMDCEGRWLQADFGDLSVVSLYFPSGSSSELRQDVKFACMDWIKPKLVEMAASGRDWIICGDWNIAHKKIDLKNWRGNQKNSGFLPEERAWMDEVFGDVGLADAFRLFDPREEQYTWWSNRGQAWANNTGWRIDYHVTTPALADKVTGVEIYKDERFSDHAPLTLEYDYALPERVFGG, encoded by the coding sequence ATGAAAATCATCTCGCTCAACGCCAATGGCATCCGCGCGGCCGCCCGCAAGGGCTTCTTCCCGTGGATGGCCCAACAGGACGCCGACATCGTCTGTATCCAGGAAACCAAGGCCCAGCATCACCAGCTGAAAGACCGCGAGTTCTTCCCGCCGGGTTACCACTGCTACTACCACGACGCCCTGAAGCCCGGCTACAGCGGCACCGCCATTTACGCCAAACACCAGCCCGACCGCGTTCATTACGGCCTCGGCTGGGACACCATGGACTGCGAAGGACGCTGGCTACAGGCCGACTTCGGTGACCTGTCTGTGGTCTCGCTGTACTTCCCGTCCGGTTCCAGCAGCGAGCTGCGCCAGGACGTGAAGTTCGCCTGCATGGACTGGATCAAGCCGAAACTGGTCGAAATGGCCGCCAGCGGCCGCGACTGGATCATCTGCGGCGACTGGAACATCGCCCACAAAAAAATCGACCTGAAAAACTGGCGCGGCAACCAGAAAAACTCCGGCTTCCTGCCCGAGGAACGCGCCTGGATGGACGAGGTCTTCGGCGACGTCGGCCTGGCCGACGCCTTCCGCCTGTTCGACCCGCGCGAAGAGCAATACACCTGGTGGTCCAACCGCGGCCAGGCCTGGGCCAACAACACCGGGTGGCGCATCGACTACCACGTCACCACCCCGGCGCTGGCCGACAAGGTCACCGGCGTGGAGATCTACAAGGACGAGCGATTTTCAGACCATGCGCCGCTGACGCTGGAGTATGACTATGCGTTGCCGGAGCGGGTGTTTGGCGGTTAG